Within Solea solea chromosome 1, fSolSol10.1, whole genome shotgun sequence, the genomic segment TGGTACCGTCTTTACTGTCATGTGATTTATGAACTTTTTCCTTTATTTGGTAAAtctgttttacatattttatagtATTGTTTCCAACTCCCACAACTCACTCAGTATTTTTGAATGCACAAATtgaaaatgcacacaaaaacaggcttacagaaacacacagatgtcctgtcctgtcctttcATATACACCAAGTTGCTTGTGGTTCTAAGTTTTCTTGTCTTGCCGTACTTGTGTTTAACACAAACAGTATTCTAAATGCCATTGAATCTGTCTCAGTCTGGTAAGGCGACAGCAGACAACAGCGTTGGCCGTTTCCTGATGGACCTGGTCAACAAGGTGCCCACCATCTCAGCTGAGGACTTTGAGAACATGCTCAACTCCAACATCAACGTAAGCTCTTCAGATGCTACCGCTGCTGCTTTGGATTTTTTAGtacatctcctttttttttttcttcccccccctcTCGTTAAAACCAATCTTGTTCTGAGCACATTGGCACTTACTGATATGAGGAAGCATTTAATCAGGAGGCAGTTTTATGTGAGTGCTCtcctggctctttttttttttttccattttgttgcTCACACTACTTTACCCAGCACTTGTTCTAGTATCACAGGAGCCGAGAATATCATTGTAATAACAAAGCAGGTGTTTACATCTTGAAAAGTcttacattttaaagctgtaaaaatgacaatactTCAATCCAGCATTTCACTTTGACACAAGACcctaaacccacacacacagttgtcatGTGAACAGAATGACTACATCTCATTGGAACCCTTTTAAATATTCAGTTGATCagttatacatacatttttaatatcaaatttaaccacaaaaacacacggaCATTCAGTAGCAGCTTTATAATAATCTATTTCCAATTCCATCAAAAAGACAGGCAAGTTTGGTCTTTACGTCTGCATAACTTAATGCTGTGTTTTGTCATTGCAGGACCTGTTGATGGTGACCTACCTATCAAACCTGACCCAAGCACAGATCGCCCTAAATGAGAAGCTGGTGCAGCTCTGATTCTTTGAAGtgattcatatttaatttttgtacttttttttttttttttctttttggctgAGATGAAGAAGAATAAAGATGTTAAACAGTCCAGAGTGTGCAATCCTGCTTGGTTCCAGACATCGTCCTTGTTAATACCATTAGGGTTATTAATGCGGTCTCCGCACACATGGCTAATGAAGACGTCCAGGAAGGATTATATCACTCGTGTAATCTGGTTTTGTTGGATGAATGTTCTGTGGTCACATGTCAGACGGCTCATGTTTACCACTGTTAACTCTTTCTGATGATCGCTGTATGTTaagtccatggttctcaaactgtggagctttctctggtggtacttggaggaaaattagaaatactgtatataacaggATATGTGATCGGAGTGTGCAGAAAATGGTGtgtgaggatgagagagcaCATTGTAtggggaataaatctgcctcctgtgaaaagtctgtagctgacattTGGAGACAATGGTGTTCTATTTTCACATGAGAACTAGATCTTATTCCGCCACCTAGTGTTGACACTAGGACACTGAACTTTGGCTGAGGTATAAGCAAGAAAAGATTGCAGTTTTGTCAAAACAGTTTAAAACTTTATTTGCAGGTAAAGTAGATTTAcaatcatatttatttacaggGTTGAATAACATTaggattaaatcaaattaagtCTTCGTTTTCCCATGTAGGACGGTTTAACTTTTATAGATTAACATTCACATTATAAATATACATTCAGATCAAAAGCAGAAGTGAATCACTCGGCTGCAAAACCAGCCTGAGATGCATAAGATGCGTATTAGTGCAAAAAGTAggcatgaggggaaaaaaagtcagagttaaAGCTGTGCTGGTTTGTTTCTTCCCGCTGTAGAATCTCTCAGGCGCCTCTTCAGGGTTTCGTTTCAGACCCGGTGACTTTTTCACCTTTGCTCTGCGGGTTCAGCATCTTCTCCACGGCGGCGTAGCTGTGCACGGCGCGCTCGTACACGGAGTCCCCGGCTGTCTTTACGATGGCGGCCGCCTTCTCCGGGTAGTAGAGGGAGGCGCTGACGCTCATCAGTGCCGCCGGGTAGATGAGTCTCTTCGCCCTGGAGCGTCTGGCGAGCAGCAGCCCCAAAACACCGGTGAAGCCGATGACTCCCGCCCGGGGATAGAAGTCCTTCGGCGGATTCTGTAAGTACGCATAGGTGTCGTATCCGCGCTGGAGGACGCTCTGAACTTTGGGTTCAATCGTGTCGTAAATGCCCTGACACCAGGCGATGTACGGCTCCACCAGCTTCCTCAGGGTGGCGACACTCTGCTCCAGCTCGCCCGCTTCTGGCTCCACAGAGCCGGGGGAGCTCTCTCGAGGAGCCGCGGTGTACAGAGACAAAtcctccagctgcagcagcggGACCGAGGCCCCCCTCTCCCCGTCACCGGCTGCAAACACGGTGAACGGCGACAGAAACGTGCGACCCGACATGACACTATTACCTGCTGTCACCTTCAACATGGTGGGCGAAAGCCATGCGCGCACTACGGTGTCCGAGGAGTAACATTAATGCTTAATCcaacttgcacacacacatacatacagtgtatataatGTTTGGATGTaggacttattattattacaaattaaTTCATATTAATTATTTGATATTACAGTTATTTAGCTATTATATtatttgataaataaatgataacgtcaatttatttatttatttctctattaAACATATActattgtcttttttaaagggccagtgtgcaAAATTTGGCAGAACCTGAAGATATGATaaatatacttcttttttttagtgtaaactaggttctcctgtggttgacacggaaagttttcctaacgttagtttttggttgcacatttggttcccagaacgttaatTTgatacaaccttcatacaacctttagagaacattccCTTAAGTTTTCCCCTTACGGTTCTTTTCTACCCAAAGGCTacgtattttctttttttttaactgtttttttttttttttactgacagaagaaaatacatttaaaaagtctattattaatgtttgtggatttttttttattttaatatgtcTTTAATTATATTTGAATACGTCTTATGTATGAGATACTTTTGCAAttcttataattattatttgctCATTCATTTATAAGCGGCGGGCAAGTTTTGTATTCTCGTCTGTGACGTTACCGGTTACCGGTTACTATGACAGCCTAACGTCATGACGTCGCCGggggttgaaaaaaaaagttgaagggagcggaagaggaaaaaaagaagaaagaaagccGTCTCCAGGGAAACGGAAAGTGTCAACAACAACGGTCCGAACCTCTGGTATTTAACTGCCGTTTTTGACTTCACTTCTTtcgcgtgtgtgtttttatttttcagtttttttgctgAATGGAGAGTTTGGGAGTATCATCTGCTCAGAACCTTCAGGCTCTGTCGGCTCTGCTGTCAGCTCAGCAggacgacgatgacgacgatgatgaaggagacagaagaagagtAAGATGTTTATCTATTTCATCATGTGTCCAGTAaagtttgtgtatgtatttgtattaGAGATAACACACCACTCTGAGGCCACTCAGCTTCCCACAGTGTCACTTAACtcaaaataaattttttttaagtgatacTAGAGAGGTTTTAATGTAATTAGAAAGTGTTAAGCCTGAAATTAAAAACTGGAATGACTTTCAAAAATTATGATTCAaaccattttttaattttatacttattgttgttgatttggtttatttatcactttattgtatatttatatatagaatagaatagaatattttCAACATTCTGGcatcaatgtcattttaatttacagaaaatgtcctcaagATCAAAAATAGAttagctttttatttaaaacataacagCTGTTTGAAGCATGTTCATGTTCTTTAGCTGTATATAATATGTcgactgtatttttttatgtgcaaaGTAACtgcagtgcatgtttttttgtgtatacCTGCCTTATAGATAAATTCCATTAATGCATATTTATACTGGCACACAGGAAAaagacaattattattttttcaaagaCATGAATTAATCTCAACAGAATGGGACGACCACTGCACAGCTGGGTCCTGGACACATCGGTTCCCCACCCAAGAAAGACAAAGAGggtaataattatttttaattattttgcagataaaaaaacaaacaaacatctttaCATTACTATAGAGCACCGAGACAAGATACAGTGAGaatgctaatgtgtgtgtgtttgttcagtgaCAACTGTCTATGTGAAGAAGAACAGCAAAGACATCTGGAGCGAGGACGAAGTGGCAGAAGCTTCTCACTATGACGATGAGAGCGACCCGCGGCCGCAGCCTGAGTGAGACTAACACACAtactttttcatgttttatggcCCAAAGTGAGCGGGTTCTTGTGTGTGccttagagctgcaactaacggttattttcattttctattcAACTGTCAATTATTTCATCTTTTGCTCcaggaaatgttgaaaaatgttgaccagtgtttaccaaacctggaaaatgatgatgtttgcaAATGTCTGGTTTGGTCCACGAACCAAAaggattcagtttgaatgatgttAAGCATTTAAGGTTAGGGAATGCATGACGTCAATGATGTGTCATCATTCACAGGTGGAAGACAGCTAAACAtaactcaaactgattaattgattatcaaaatagttgacgattaataaTCAAGTAATTTATTCAGGCCATAATGTGCCTACATAAGTGTGTATAACCTTTGTGTTCAGGTATGAAATCCTCCTGAAGCAGAGTGTGGGGACAGAGGACATGTTCCTGGGCTTGAGTGGAAAGGATCCGTCCTCCATGTGCTGTGACGCCATGCTGGTATCCATCCAACTATAATACCTCCtctgattcatttatttatttattcattcttgtttttgtattttatttttattttcttgcatGCCGATTTGACGACACTATCAGCCACACGAGTAATAAAAGTTACGACGTTATTTGGGAacagttaaaaaatgttaaGAGACACTCGAGCGGCACAAATGTGGGACAAGGGGGAAGAGTAACAACTAAGAAAAtcagtttaaataaatgataatgttaCAAATCTTATTTTATCACCATGCGGGGTGAGGCTTATTTCTCAGAGTTTGTGTTAAATTGAATAAAGTAAGAAAAAGACATTGTCCAGAAAGTAAATGTTGTTTTCCCTTagtgtaaaatattaaatgtgttttcttttcctgctcTTAGGTGAAAATCAAACTGCCTGATACTAAAGCAGCAGATGTGGTCCTGGACGTGAAAGAGAAGTTCCTTGATCTTCGGACGTCAAAGCAGTAAGACGTGCTTTGAAAATGTTCTCTTTAATTCATAATCCCCCGCGGCAGGTCAGACTAAAGAGCTCCCATTTCCAGACATATTCACTTTAATCACGCGTTTCCACATCGTGATCAGAGCTTTGATAGCTGttttttatgaaacattttCCTCTGTCAGTTTCTAATCTCCATCACTTTAACGTGTCtattccctctctgtctctccagtaAACTGGGCCTCCATCTCCCGTGTGCTGTCCACAGCCAAGAGGGCAAGGCTCAGTTCTTCAGTGAGCGAGAGGAACTGGAGGTGACGCTGTTCCTCAAACGCTCCACGGATTTTATCAACGTGCAGTgagaagaaatataaaaaaaaacacaagtattcGGAAGAGACGGATGTGACACCAGATCACATCTGATCAAGACCGTATATTTCCTTAAATGAACGTGTAAATGTGTCAACACTGATTCTGTGATTGTAAGCAGTGGTTTTCTAATAAATATCTGTCATAACTATGTGACCGTTtcataacaacatttttttgcAGATTACATGTTAATTTACTGTATAATCTTCAAAATACCTTGTGACTCTAGCTGTTAAATCTAATATATTCAACCCCCTTGTGTAGTTCACAATGCTgtttaagcctatcagctcctcGTGACCCCTCtgtggtgtttagatcttgtgttgcaCGGTATGTTTGCCATACTGTGTTGAAGTGTATTTGAAACATGCACAAATTCAGTCTTCATTTTAGATGAGCAATGAAAATCATTAATAGACACAGCGCTGCatcaaatttgtaaaaaattGTATGATCTGGTTGACACTATTCCGATAACGGGCAAGCCTTAGAAAGCTGTCTgttgattggctactgagttttgaagcaacagctcaatggacaggaagtagtcacaggcttAGAGTCTGTGACTGAAGAGTCAGAGCAAACACAATTCTGATCATTGtgaacaaaaagtgtattttcagacaaaagtgttgtttgcttcacGAAAAGTGTTGAtgatattgacacaaatctaattacATAGAAAAGTGGCATAACTGTGACTTATTTCCTACTTCCTCAGACTGAAGAcatggttggggggggggggtggtcaATACATACTTTTTTCAAGAGGCCCAATATGTTTTAGTGGCGCCCCTGTTATCACCCAGGCATTAGGCATCTGTGGAGCATCCCAGGGTGAGCAGTGACTGCCACGCCCCCGTGCACCGTTaccgcagcagcagcggcggcagtagttggtggtggtggaggtggtgtgatcatgtgacgcctGCATTTCCGACACAACAATACAACGCCGTGTCGGTCCACATCCACGCTcccactcgctctctctccccctgacCCCCCCACGCCTCGCTCTCGGTATGGCGGACGGCGAGAGGTCCCCTTTACTGTCAGACCTTGGAGATGGCAGCGGTAACGGCGGCGTGTCTCCCGGTGCAGCGCCCTACGGTGTTCCCAACAAACCACAGAGTGAGTATCCATGGTTGCTACCgctctctcctcatcctcctcatccgcCCGGAGTTAGCCTAGCCGACGTTAGCCTCCACTGACTGGGCATTCTGCTTATCCTCGCTCGCTCAGCTGTGCTGGTGTCAAATACTCGCCCTGTTGTGACAGCGTATGTGCAGGATATGATGTTAACTACCAGATTATTTCTCTGTGGGGGTTAAATATGGTGTAGTAACAATAACAGCGTATAAACTACAGGGAATCAGCGTTGTCCTAGCTAGCTAGCCAGCTAAGTAACCTAGCAACCGCCTTTAGCTGTCGCTTTAAAGCCAGCTCTCATTCCAAATGTTAGCactgatgattcattttatgtgcGACTCCTGGCGCAAACTGTCGCGCATATTTTAATAGCTCAGCGAGTACCAGTGTGCCTGTCAGCTGGGTGAATGCACCGGCTCAGTTAGCATCAGCTAGCATCAGAAAAACACCTGATGTGATTGACATGAGTGAGAGCCAGTGGAGAGGCTGCTGTGgcaaagctgtttttttaacatttaatattcaCAGTTGCATAAATCTGCAGTTACAAGTAAGATTCAAACTACTTATTGCATTCATGTGTGTGGGGTTTGTTCAGTTGCAGATACTGTATCTTGcagtttcagatatctacaATGTCATTATGACTAGTCACAATTCAAGTTACGGAATCTTTTATAATCCTCATgtgaacatatttacattgtccGTCCGTCTTAGATATCTTGGATTAATATTTCAGATGGTCATAACGACGTTGTAGATATCCACATTACAGGCGGGAATCACATGGTAcagtccatgataccaataacatcacaatTAGACatttctgtgataatcaatgtaTTGCAAGGCAATCATATAGCAGTGCATCATGatatctgtctcactgaagaaaacagaacgtccatgaaaagttaaaagtgcaggatttctctatcaAAGTGCACAagttttcctcattcatttgagcgcCTTCATTTTGTTAATTAAGATATCAATTTTTGCTCTGGCATATAGATTATTATATCGCACACAGAAGGATgatgatatatcaccaaatcaatattttgacccgCCCCTATACAATTCAGTTCTAAATTGCAACTGAATTGTAGAGGTCTATAATGATGaaccccatacacatgaatggcaaaagtagTTTGAATCTTTCTAGTAGAAACTAAATAACAGATATTTGTACCTGTAGATGTTGACTAGACAAAATGCTGCAAGACAGCTGCAACCAGTGACAGCTCACACTGTAGGACTGTGTCTTTGGGCATTAATGGAAAAAGCATGAGAAATAACTCCGGATTAATTGTGTTTTGCCTGCAGGTCAGACTTGCCTTGTGCAGACACCAGTCCAACTCTTAATTTCTCAAGACAAGGAATTGTTCTCTgactcactgttttttttttgtcatgttgtaCATTGCAGATACTgcattctgaaaaaaatattagGCTTGGAACTGGAGATGAACCCCTTATTGCTCATCCCAGGACTTCAAAGCAGAAATGtattatcaaaaaaaagaaaaaagaaaatagagacCTAGACTGTCAAGTATTCTCACTTAAGTTGCAGgggaaaatatttttattgcagGGGAGGCTGGCAGAGAGAGTGCTGCACCACTTAAGTAACCTGCACGGATCAATTCTATGAAGTCTGGGAACCCGTCTGGAAACGTTTTGAATCTTTCggtcctgctgctgcaggactTTATAGACTTTACAAATtgtaaattatacatttataaaattaTAAAGTGCACCAAAAATTTTTTTAGACAAAGCACACATTTTTATGatgatctgttttatttatgtaatattgagcaaacacaaaatgcagattatAAAACCAGACCATTAGTGTTCTCcagtaattgttttatttaatttaatttaatttaatttaagttaagttaagtcaTTCTGTgaatcatttgttattattaactgTTTTATAAGGTGTAGGACAAAAAGAATTGGTGTCATAATTCAGCCATTGGCTGCTCTGATCATCTGAGTTTTTTTCATCAATAGTGTTTTTTAtgtaagtgtgtttttgtttttttaagtcctgTGCTGATTCTGTAATATATCAGGGCTTGTCTTGTGGTAAAAATTAAAATCAGTAAAATATTGATAAATCTCATGTAGTTGCATTTGATTTCCTGGTTTTTTGTGTGACCTGTTCGTTTACACCTTCTTGCTTtgcttttctgtctcttttccaCACAAGCGCTCTTATTTGTTGAGAGTAATGCGGCTCAACATTCCTGGAGTGTTTTTCTTCCAAAGCTTCTTTCACTTGAAATCTTATTACCCTGTTAATCGCAATGTAAGATGTAACTAGTCATGGGAAGTGAGGCAACTCTTGTGACTGGGTTTTCCTCAACAATCCCTCATGTGTCACTGCTCCTACTGCTGTTTAATTCATCATCCTGTTCATCCCCTATCAGGCTTCCCCCCCTTCCCCAGCCCAACTCAGCCCTCGGTGCTCCTCGGGGAGGATCCTCCACCCTACTCACCGCTCACCTCCCCCGAGAGTGGCAGTGCTCCTGTCATCAACTGCAGGGTGTGTCAGAGTCTGATCTCTGTGGAGGGCAAGATACACCAACATGTGGTGAAGTGTGGAGTCTGCAATGAAGCAACGGTAGGTTTCTAGAAGAATCTGTGCA encodes:
- the LOC131472132 gene encoding MICOS complex subunit MIC26-like → MLKVTAGNSVMSGRTFLSPFTVFAAGDGERGASVPLLQLEDLSLYTAAPRESSPGSVEPEAGELEQSVATLRKLVEPYIAWCQGIYDTIEPKVQSVLQRGYDTYAYLQNPPKDFYPRAGVIGFTGVLGLLLARRSRAKRLIYPAALMSVSASLYYPEKAAAIVKTAGDSVYERAVHSYAAVEKMLNPQSKGEKVTGSETKP
- the dnaaf6 gene encoding protein PIH1D3, with the protein product MESLGVSSAQNLQALSALLSAQQDDDDDDDEGDRRRNGTTTAQLGPGHIGSPPKKDKEVTTVYVKKNSKDIWSEDEVAEASHYDDESDPRPQPEYEILLKQSVGTEDMFLGLSGKDPSSMCCDAMLVKIKLPDTKAADVVLDVKEKFLDLRTSKHKLGLHLPCAVHSQEGKAQFFSEREELEVTLFLKRSTDFINVQ